Proteins from a single region of Bacilli bacterium:
- a CDS encoding aspartate-semialdehyde dehydrogenase, with amino-acid sequence MSTQKLVNVAVVGATGAVGQQILKLLEERNFPLKNLKLLASANSAGKKVAFKGQQLTVEEATPESFAGVEIALFSAGGDRSKWLVPHAVAAGAVCIDNTSAFRMDPETPLVVPEVNPEKIKEHKGVIANPNCSTIQMVAALKPLYDRYGFKRVIVSTYQAVSGAGAKAIAETLAQSRRVLDEKPADPQILPVSSLPVKHQIAFNAIPQIDKFQDNGFTFEEMKMVNETKKIIGDENIEVTATCVRIPVLYGHSESVYVELNDEFDLEEVRSLLANAPGVVVIDDPASQQYPLATDAAGKLEVFVGRLRKDLFNPKALNMWIVSDNLLKGAAWNAVQIAEYIVAGKAAS; translated from the coding sequence ATGTCGACGCAAAAATTGGTAAACGTTGCTGTGGTGGGCGCTACTGGTGCTGTTGGGCAACAAATTTTAAAATTGTTGGAAGAGCGGAATTTTCCGCTTAAAAATTTGAAACTGTTGGCCTCAGCCAATTCCGCCGGAAAAAAAGTCGCATTCAAAGGACAGCAACTAACGGTGGAAGAAGCTACTCCGGAAAGTTTCGCAGGTGTCGAGATCGCGCTGTTCAGCGCCGGCGGAGACAGAAGCAAATGGCTGGTGCCGCATGCCGTTGCCGCGGGCGCCGTATGCATCGACAATACAAGCGCGTTTCGGATGGATCCGGAAACTCCGCTCGTGGTCCCGGAAGTAAACCCGGAAAAAATCAAGGAGCATAAAGGAGTTATCGCCAACCCGAACTGTTCCACGATTCAGATGGTCGCCGCGTTGAAGCCGCTGTATGACCGCTACGGCTTTAAACGCGTCATTGTTTCAACTTATCAGGCCGTATCCGGCGCCGGGGCCAAGGCGATCGCCGAAACGCTTGCGCAATCGCGCCGGGTTTTGGACGAAAAACCCGCCGATCCGCAAATTTTGCCGGTTTCATCTTTGCCGGTAAAACACCAAATCGCGTTCAACGCGATTCCGCAAATTGACAAGTTTCAGGACAACGGCTTTACGTTTGAAGAAATGAAAATGGTGAACGAGACGAAAAAAATCATCGGCGACGAAAACATTGAAGTTACCGCAACGTGCGTGCGCATTCCGGTTCTGTACGGCCATTCCGAATCGGTGTATGTCGAGTTGAACGATGAATTTGATCTCGAAGAGGTAAGATCATTATTGGCGAATGCGCCCGGCGTCGTTGTCATCGATGATCCCGCCAGCCAGCAGTATCCGCTGGCTACAGACGCGGCAGGCAAGTTGGAAGTGTTTGTCGGCCGGCTGCGGAAAGATTTGTTCAATCCGAAGGCGCTCAATATGTGGATTGTTTCGGATAACCTGTTGAAAGGCGCGGCTTGGAACGCTGTGCAAATCGCCGAATATATCGTCGCCGGCAAAGCCGCATCGTAA
- the dapA gene encoding 4-hydroxy-tetrahydrodipicolinate synthase, producing the protein MSYGKIVTAMVTPFDGQLRINWDETGRLVDYLIAEQGTDSIVVSGTTGESPTLTDEEKLELFRFVVKRAAGRCKIIAGTGSNNTAHSIHLTREAEKCGVDAALLVAPYYNKPDQEGLYRHFKAIAEKTSLPIMLYNIPGRSIVQIHTETILRLAEIENIVAIKECGPLDHIAELYGKAPEHFLIYSGDDSALLPVLSIGGVGIVSVASHVIGRRMRVMIEAFFAGDYTKAAKLHAELLPIFKGLFVTPSPGPVKAALKLHGIEAGEVRLPLVMPNEDKLRQIAALFHRP; encoded by the coding sequence ATGAGTTATGGAAAAATTGTAACGGCCATGGTTACGCCTTTTGACGGGCAATTGCGGATTAACTGGGATGAAACCGGCAGATTGGTTGATTATTTGATTGCCGAACAAGGCACCGACAGCATCGTCGTATCCGGTACAACCGGGGAGTCGCCGACTTTAACCGACGAAGAAAAGCTCGAACTGTTTCGGTTTGTGGTGAAACGCGCTGCCGGACGCTGCAAAATTATCGCGGGAACTGGCAGCAATAATACGGCGCATTCCATCCATTTGACACGGGAAGCGGAAAAGTGCGGCGTCGATGCGGCGTTGTTGGTTGCGCCTTATTACAACAAGCCTGATCAGGAAGGCCTATACCGCCATTTCAAAGCGATTGCGGAAAAAACTTCGTTGCCGATAATGCTGTACAACATTCCCGGACGCAGCATCGTGCAAATTCATACGGAAACCATTTTGCGTCTTGCGGAAATTGAAAACATCGTGGCGATCAAAGAATGCGGCCCGTTGGACCATATTGCCGAACTTTACGGCAAAGCGCCGGAACATTTCCTCATTTACAGCGGCGACGATTCCGCCCTGCTTCCCGTTTTGTCCATTGGCGGAGTGGGAATTGTAAGCGTTGCTAGCCATGTGATCGGGCGCCGGATGCGCGTCATGATCGAGGCGTTTTTCGCGGGCGATTACACGAAAGCGGCGAAACTGCATGCGGAATTGCTGCCGATTTTCAAAGGATTGTTTGTGACGCCAAGTCCGGGGCCTGTCAAAGCCGCCTTGAAACTGCACGGGATTGAGGCCGGGGAAGTGCGTCTGCCCTTGGTGATGCCGAACGAAGACAAATTGCGGCAGATCGCGGCTTTGTTTCACCGGCCATAA